In the genome of Notamacropus eugenii isolate mMacEug1 chromosome 5, mMacEug1.pri_v2, whole genome shotgun sequence, one region contains:
- the IWS1 gene encoding protein IWS1 homolog isoform X1, which translates to MEMEYYSGDQSDDGGATPVQDERDSGSDVEDDVIEQHSGSDNGSLEHHSENDHSDREDDGHVKRHHMTDSENEDLTNHNVSDSENEELHRHKYSDSDTEDQPDPPVSDSENEDLNHPTSDSENEEPQKLPASDSENEEPLNGHASDSENEYAPKLPASDSENEEFQKGIDSDSDVEEPHKGPASDSEADESQKGPASDSEVDEPRKGPASDSEAEEPRKGLASDSEADESRKGGASDSEADEPRKVLASDSEADEPRKGPISDSDADEPRKHPASDSEVDEPRKGPPSDSEAEEPPKGPASDSEADEPQKGRASDSEAEDVPKLASDSENEEAPKRQPSDSESEGLQKARASDSENENSSRQKQKIESDDSDRENRQDEGELQNDSLHSGNHPEEKLFHSSDSEDEVPKRQKVESEEEEKEQEKVVKRKAAILSDSEDEEKAPAKKGRIVSDADDSDSDAASEKSAKRLKKTVASESEEDDAGKEETGKKSEEKDLFGSDSDSGNEEENLIADIFGESGDEEEEEFTGFNQEDLEEEKSETQVKEAAEDSDSDDNIKRGKHMDFMSDFEMMLQRKKSMSGKRRRNRDGGTFISDADDVVSAMIVKMNEAAEEDRQLNNQKKPALKKLTLLPTVVMHLKKQDLKETFIDSGVMSAIKEWLSPLPDRSLPALKIREELLKILQELPSVSQETLKHSGIGRAVMYLYKHPKESRPNKDMAGKLINEWSRPIFGLTSNYKGMTREEREQRDLEQMPQRRRMNSSGGQTPRRDLEKVLTGEEKALRPGDPGFCARARVPMPSNKDYVVRPKWNVEVESSRFQGTSKKGISRLDKQMRKFTDIRKKSRSAHAVKISIEGNKMPL; encoded by the exons ATGGAGATGGAGTATTACAGCGGCGACCAGTCAG ATGATGGTGGAGCTACCCCAGTACAGGATGAACGGGATTCAGGGTCAGACGTTGAAGATGATGTAATTGAGCAGCACTCTGGATCAGACAATGGAAGTTTAGAGCATCATTCAGAG aATGATCATAGTGATAGAGAAGATGATGGACATGTTAAAAGACATCATATGACAGACTCGGAAAATGAGGACCTTACAAATCACAATGTTAGTGACTCTGAAAATGAGGAGCTTCATAGACATAAGTATAGTGACTCTGACACTGAAGACCAGCCAGACCCTCCAGTAAGTGACTCTGAAAATGAGGATCTGAATCATCCCACAAGTGACTCTGAAAATGAGGAGCCCCAGAAACTGCCTGCTAGTGACTCTGAAAATGAAGAACCTCTCAATGGGCATGCTAGTGACTCAGAAAATGAGTATGCTCCTAAGCTTCCTGCCAGTGACTCTGAGAATGAGGAATTTCAGAAAGGTATCGATAGCGATTCAGATGTTGAAGAGCCTCATAAAGGTCCTGCCAGTGACTCGGAAGCTGATGAGTCCCAGAAAGGGCCTGCCAGCGACTCAGAAGTTGATGAGCCCAGGAAAGGTCCTGCTAGCGACTCTGAGGCTGAAGAGCCCAGGAAAGGGCTTGCCAGTGATTCTGAAGCTGATGAGTCCCGGAAAGGTGGTGCCAGTGACTCCGAAGCTGATGAGCCTAGGAAAGTTCTTGCTAGTGACTCAGAAGCTGATGAACCCAGGAAAGGTCCCATCAGCGATTCAGATGCTGATGAGCCCAGGAAACATCCAGCCAGTGATTCGGAAGTTGATGAGCCTAGGAAAGGTCCTCCTAGTGATTCAGAAGCTGAAGAGCCCCCAAAAGGCCCTGCCAGCGACTCGGAAGCTGATGAGCCCCAAAAGGGCCGTGCCAGTGACTCCGAAGCTGAGGATGTCCCTAAACTTGCCAGTGATTCTGAAAATGAAGAGGCCCCAAAACGCCAGCCAAGTGACTCTGAAAGCGAGGGGCTTCAGAAGGCGCGTGCCAGTGATTCTGAAAATGAGAATTCCTCTAGACAAAAACAGAAGATTGAATCAGatgacagtgacagagagaaCAGGCAGGATGAAGGGGAATTACAGAATGACTCACTTCATTCAGGTAACCATCCAGAGGAGAAACTGTTTCACAGCTCCGACAGTGAGGACGAGGTCCCTAAGAGGCAGAAAGTGGAGAgcgaggaggaggagaaggaacaaGAGAAAGTCGTGAAGAGGAAAGCTGCTATCCTTTCTGACagtgaagatgaggagaaagCGC CTGCAAAGAAGGGGCGCATCGTCTCTGATGCAGATGACTCTGACAGTGATGCTGCATCAGAAAAGTCtgccaaaagactgaaaaagaccGTAGCATCAGAAAGTGAGGAAGATGACGCTGGGAAGGAAGAGACTGGCAAGAAGAGTGAAGAGAAAGATCTGTTTGGGAGTGACAGTGATTCAGGAAATGAAGAGGA GAACTTGATAGCAGATATATTTGGAGAATCTggtgatgaagaggaagaagaatttaCT GGTTTTAACCAAGAAgatttggaagaagagaaaagtgaaacaCAAGTTAAAGAGGCAGCAGAGGATTCAGATTCTGATGATaacataaaaagaggaaaaca TATGGACTTCATGTCAGATTTTGAGATGATGCTGCAGCGAAAGAAGAGCATGAGTGGAAAGCGCCGGCGAAATCGTGATGGTGGAACTTTTATTAGTGATGCGGATGATGTAGTTAGTGCCATGATCGTTAAGATGAATGAAGCGGCTGAG GAAGATAGGCAGCTGAACAATCAGAAAAAGCCAGCACTGAAGAAACTAACTTTGCTACCTACTGTAGTTATGCACCTTAAAAA GCAAGACCTTAAAGAAACTTTTATTGATAGTGGTGTAATGTCTGCCATCAAGGAATGGCTGTCACCTCTACCAGATAGGAGTTTGCCAGCACTGAAGATTCGGGAGGAACTTTTAAAGATCCTACAAGAG CTACCTAGTGTGAGCCAGGAGACCCTGAAGCACAGTGGTATTGGACGGGCAGTGATGTACCTTTATAAGCATCCCAAGGAGTCCAGACCCAACAAAGACATGGCAGGGAAATTGATCA ATGAATGGTCTCGGCCTATCTTTGGCCTCACCTCCAACTACAAAGGGATGACcagggaggagagggagcagAGAGATCTGGAACAAATGCCTCAGCGTAGACGAATGAACAG TTCTGGTGGTCAGACACCACGAAGAGATCTGGAAAAGGTGTTGACAGGAGAGGAAAA
- the IWS1 gene encoding protein IWS1 homolog isoform X2: protein MEMEYYSGDQSDDGGATPVQDERDSGSDVEDDVIEQHSGSDNGSLEHHSENDHSDREDDGHVKRHHMTDSENEDLTNHNVSDSENEELHRHKYSDSDTEDQPDPPVSDSENEDLNHPTSDSENEEPQKLPASDSENEEPLNGHASDSENEYAPKLPASDSENEEFQKGIDSDSDVEEPHKGPASDSEADESQKGPASDSEVDEPRKGPASDSEAEEPRKGLASDSEADESRKGGASDSEADEPRKVLASDSEADEPRKGPISDSDADEPRKHPASDSEVDEPRKGPPSDSEAEEPPKGPASDSEADEPQKGRASDSEAEDVPKLASDSENEEAPKRQPSDSESEGLQKARASDSENENSSRQKQKIESDDSDRENRQDEGELQNDSLHSGNHPEEKLFHSSDSEDEVPKRQKVESEEEEKEQEKVVKRKAAILSDSEDEEKAPAKKGRIVSDADDSDSDAASEKSAKRLKKTVASESEEDDAGKEETGKKSEEKDLFGSDSDSGNEEENLIADIFGESGDEEEEEFTGFNQEDLEEEKSETQVKEAAEDSDSDDNIKRGKHMDFMSDFEMMLQRKKSMSGKRRRNRDGGTFISDADDVVSAMIVKMNEAAEEDRQLNNQKKPALKKLTLLPTVVMHLKKQDLKETFIDSGVMSAIKEWLSPLPDRSLPALKIREELLKILQELPSVSQETLKHSGIGRAVMYLYKHPKESRPNKDMAGKLINEWSRPIFGLTSNYKGMTREEREQRDLEQMPQRRRMNSSGGQTPRRDLEKVLTGEEKALRPGDPGFCARARVPMPSNKDYVVRPKWNVEVESSRPGILRKGLSRLEKHKRRFAEQKRLCRMHRAVKFSIEGNRMPL, encoded by the exons ATGGAGATGGAGTATTACAGCGGCGACCAGTCAG ATGATGGTGGAGCTACCCCAGTACAGGATGAACGGGATTCAGGGTCAGACGTTGAAGATGATGTAATTGAGCAGCACTCTGGATCAGACAATGGAAGTTTAGAGCATCATTCAGAG aATGATCATAGTGATAGAGAAGATGATGGACATGTTAAAAGACATCATATGACAGACTCGGAAAATGAGGACCTTACAAATCACAATGTTAGTGACTCTGAAAATGAGGAGCTTCATAGACATAAGTATAGTGACTCTGACACTGAAGACCAGCCAGACCCTCCAGTAAGTGACTCTGAAAATGAGGATCTGAATCATCCCACAAGTGACTCTGAAAATGAGGAGCCCCAGAAACTGCCTGCTAGTGACTCTGAAAATGAAGAACCTCTCAATGGGCATGCTAGTGACTCAGAAAATGAGTATGCTCCTAAGCTTCCTGCCAGTGACTCTGAGAATGAGGAATTTCAGAAAGGTATCGATAGCGATTCAGATGTTGAAGAGCCTCATAAAGGTCCTGCCAGTGACTCGGAAGCTGATGAGTCCCAGAAAGGGCCTGCCAGCGACTCAGAAGTTGATGAGCCCAGGAAAGGTCCTGCTAGCGACTCTGAGGCTGAAGAGCCCAGGAAAGGGCTTGCCAGTGATTCTGAAGCTGATGAGTCCCGGAAAGGTGGTGCCAGTGACTCCGAAGCTGATGAGCCTAGGAAAGTTCTTGCTAGTGACTCAGAAGCTGATGAACCCAGGAAAGGTCCCATCAGCGATTCAGATGCTGATGAGCCCAGGAAACATCCAGCCAGTGATTCGGAAGTTGATGAGCCTAGGAAAGGTCCTCCTAGTGATTCAGAAGCTGAAGAGCCCCCAAAAGGCCCTGCCAGCGACTCGGAAGCTGATGAGCCCCAAAAGGGCCGTGCCAGTGACTCCGAAGCTGAGGATGTCCCTAAACTTGCCAGTGATTCTGAAAATGAAGAGGCCCCAAAACGCCAGCCAAGTGACTCTGAAAGCGAGGGGCTTCAGAAGGCGCGTGCCAGTGATTCTGAAAATGAGAATTCCTCTAGACAAAAACAGAAGATTGAATCAGatgacagtgacagagagaaCAGGCAGGATGAAGGGGAATTACAGAATGACTCACTTCATTCAGGTAACCATCCAGAGGAGAAACTGTTTCACAGCTCCGACAGTGAGGACGAGGTCCCTAAGAGGCAGAAAGTGGAGAgcgaggaggaggagaaggaacaaGAGAAAGTCGTGAAGAGGAAAGCTGCTATCCTTTCTGACagtgaagatgaggagaaagCGC CTGCAAAGAAGGGGCGCATCGTCTCTGATGCAGATGACTCTGACAGTGATGCTGCATCAGAAAAGTCtgccaaaagactgaaaaagaccGTAGCATCAGAAAGTGAGGAAGATGACGCTGGGAAGGAAGAGACTGGCAAGAAGAGTGAAGAGAAAGATCTGTTTGGGAGTGACAGTGATTCAGGAAATGAAGAGGA GAACTTGATAGCAGATATATTTGGAGAATCTggtgatgaagaggaagaagaatttaCT GGTTTTAACCAAGAAgatttggaagaagagaaaagtgaaacaCAAGTTAAAGAGGCAGCAGAGGATTCAGATTCTGATGATaacataaaaagaggaaaaca TATGGACTTCATGTCAGATTTTGAGATGATGCTGCAGCGAAAGAAGAGCATGAGTGGAAAGCGCCGGCGAAATCGTGATGGTGGAACTTTTATTAGTGATGCGGATGATGTAGTTAGTGCCATGATCGTTAAGATGAATGAAGCGGCTGAG GAAGATAGGCAGCTGAACAATCAGAAAAAGCCAGCACTGAAGAAACTAACTTTGCTACCTACTGTAGTTATGCACCTTAAAAA GCAAGACCTTAAAGAAACTTTTATTGATAGTGGTGTAATGTCTGCCATCAAGGAATGGCTGTCACCTCTACCAGATAGGAGTTTGCCAGCACTGAAGATTCGGGAGGAACTTTTAAAGATCCTACAAGAG CTACCTAGTGTGAGCCAGGAGACCCTGAAGCACAGTGGTATTGGACGGGCAGTGATGTACCTTTATAAGCATCCCAAGGAGTCCAGACCCAACAAAGACATGGCAGGGAAATTGATCA ATGAATGGTCTCGGCCTATCTTTGGCCTCACCTCCAACTACAAAGGGATGACcagggaggagagggagcagAGAGATCTGGAACAAATGCCTCAGCGTAGACGAATGAACAG TTCTGGTGGTCAGACACCACGAAGAGATCTGGAAAAGGTGTTGACAGGAGAGGAAAA